The proteins below are encoded in one region of Fusobacterium massiliense:
- a CDS encoding OmpH family outer membrane protein: MKKLLLVASVLLATSAFAEKIGVVDTQKVVSQFSETKKAQQSLESEAKRAENEARQREVALQKEQVALQSKGDKLTDAEKKAFEKKVQDYENFINSSQEKLNKAQFAKLQQIETVYNAAVKKVVAAGKYDFVFEADAVKFGGEDITAQVLKEMEASKK; this comes from the coding sequence ATGAAAAAATTATTATTAGTGGCAAGTGTTTTATTAGCAACTTCAGCTTTTGCTGAAAAAATAGGAGTTGTAGATACTCAAAAAGTTGTATCTCAATTTTCTGAAACTAAAAAAGCACAACAAAGTTTAGAAAGTGAAGCTAAAAGAGCTGAAAATGAAGCTAGACAAAGAGAAGTTGCTTTACAAAAAGAACAAGTAGCTTTACAATCAAAAGGAGATAAATTAACAGATGCTGAAAAAAAAGCATTTGAAAAGAAAGTTCAAGATTATGAAAACTTTATAAATTCTTCACAAGAAAAATTAAATAAAGCACAATTTGCAAAATTACAACAAATAGAAACAGTTTACAATGCAGCTGTAAAAAAAGTTGTTGCTGCAGGTAAATATGATTTCGTATTTGAAGCAGATGCTGTAAAATTTGGTGGAGAAGATATAACAGCTCAAGTTTTAAAAGAAATGGAAGCTTCTAAAAAATAG